A genomic segment from Actinoplanes sichuanensis encodes:
- the folP gene encoding dihydropteroate synthase yields the protein MGVLNVTPDSFSDGGRYTDVDAAVQHGVSLFHEGAHVIDVGGESTRPGAERVDAETEIARVVPVIERLFAQGVPVSIDTTRAAVAEAALAAGAAVINDVSGGLADPGMASVAAAAGCPWILMHWRGHSRDMQSLAVYHDVVAEVRDELRARADAAIAAGVDPSMIVLDPGIGFAKQAEHNWALSANLGVIIGLGFPVLFAASRKTYLGRLLAGPDGTPRPVDGREAATLATSLLAVASGAWGVRVHEVGATADALAVWRATGSPHFRGTP from the coding sequence ATGGGTGTCCTCAACGTGACGCCGGACTCTTTCTCTGACGGTGGTAGATACACCGACGTCGACGCCGCGGTTCAGCACGGCGTCAGCCTTTTTCACGAGGGCGCGCACGTCATCGACGTGGGTGGCGAGTCCACCCGGCCGGGCGCCGAGCGGGTCGACGCGGAAACCGAGATCGCCCGGGTGGTGCCGGTGATCGAGAGGTTGTTCGCCCAGGGCGTACCGGTAAGTATCGACACCACTCGTGCGGCGGTCGCCGAGGCGGCGCTGGCGGCCGGCGCCGCGGTGATCAACGACGTCTCCGGCGGCCTCGCCGACCCCGGCATGGCGTCCGTCGCCGCCGCGGCCGGCTGCCCCTGGATCCTCATGCACTGGCGCGGCCACTCCCGCGACATGCAGAGTCTCGCCGTCTATCACGACGTGGTGGCCGAGGTCCGCGACGAGTTGCGGGCCCGCGCCGACGCGGCGATCGCGGCCGGCGTCGACCCGAGCATGATCGTCCTCGACCCGGGCATCGGCTTCGCCAAACAGGCCGAGCACAACTGGGCGCTCAGCGCGAACCTCGGCGTAATCATCGGTCTCGGTTTCCCGGTCCTCTTCGCGGCCAGCCGCAAGACCTATCTGGGCCGGCTGCTGGCCGGTCCGGACGGCACGCCGCGTCCGGTCGACGGCCGCGAGGCGGCCACCCTCGCCACCTCTCTACTCGCGGTCGCCTCCGGCGCCTGGGGCGTCCGCGTCCACGAGGTCGGTGCGACAGCCGACGCCCTCGCCGTCTGGCGGGCGACGGGTTCACCCCATTTCCGGGGTACGCCGTGA
- a CDS encoding DUF3180 domain-containing protein produces the protein MSVNPDHGSPRNTDPSLRPTRMSTLVVAALAAAAVAWLLISTNDLFYRITPLPWTGAGVLGVLAIAEAYLAQNTAARIQRKPGALPVQPLAVARFAALAKASSLVGALSAGFSAGLLIWLLLEPTKEAGSNVPTAATTLVTAIALVAAALWLERACRVPERPDREDDGSDRPTPRR, from the coding sequence GTGAGCGTCAACCCGGACCACGGCTCCCCGCGCAACACCGATCCCTCGCTGCGGCCGACGCGCATGTCGACGCTCGTGGTGGCCGCTCTCGCGGCCGCCGCGGTGGCCTGGCTGCTGATCTCCACCAACGACCTCTTCTACCGGATCACACCGCTGCCGTGGACCGGTGCCGGGGTGCTCGGCGTGCTGGCGATCGCCGAGGCCTACCTGGCGCAGAACACCGCGGCCCGGATCCAGCGCAAACCCGGCGCGCTCCCGGTCCAGCCGCTGGCGGTCGCCCGGTTCGCCGCATTGGCCAAAGCGTCCTCGCTGGTCGGCGCGCTGTCCGCCGGGTTCTCCGCCGGGTTGCTGATCTGGCTGCTGCTGGAGCCGACCAAGGAGGCCGGGTCCAACGTGCCGACCGCGGCCACCACGCTCGTCACCGCGATCGCCCTGGTCGCCGCCGCGCTCTGGCTGGAGCGGGCCTGCCGCGTCCCGGAGCGCCCGGACCGTGAGGACGACGGCTCGGACCGGCCGACACCCCGGCGTTGA
- a CDS encoding ABC transporter permease: protein MAYDDTTFRRPGDEKTDTDPAAYRRRVQYDDTAGTTLDQSQRNSATTGAIPTVEEDGRDRLGIHLGWEVMLLVVAAVLGFLLQREDSAALQRPALDALLVTGAAIGLLTLGAGLTLRAGVPNLALGPIALAAAMQYAENSDKGLAQAVVPALIIAAAGGLAVGLIVTVLHVPAWAATLAASFGVIVYIQLRPAPVEVQGDWDPTGQAFVLFGAFAALAVLGAAIGALAPVRRFLGRMRPTGDPAQRRGAAAAVPAILTLVVSSLFATGAGVLIAATADGPIAPETGFEWTGIAMGLALLAGTSAYGRRGGIFGTLFVVTALTLFLRYEEIRDLDIALFAIAGSVFVAGLVVTRFVESYGNPYASRVGEDWNAAPSGGTNWSPTLPETWNTPATPTPRSDRWDDGPWGANR from the coding sequence ATGGCGTACGACGACACCACCTTCCGCCGGCCGGGTGACGAGAAGACCGACACCGATCCGGCCGCCTACCGGCGACGGGTGCAGTACGACGACACCGCCGGCACCACCCTCGACCAGTCCCAGCGCAACTCGGCGACCACCGGGGCGATCCCCACGGTCGAGGAGGACGGGCGCGACCGGCTCGGCATCCATCTCGGCTGGGAGGTCATGCTCCTGGTCGTCGCCGCGGTCCTCGGTTTCCTGCTCCAGCGCGAGGACTCGGCCGCCCTCCAGCGCCCGGCCCTGGACGCGCTGCTCGTCACCGGCGCCGCGATCGGGCTGCTCACCCTCGGCGCGGGCCTCACCCTGCGGGCCGGCGTGCCCAACCTCGCGCTGGGCCCGATCGCCCTGGCCGCCGCCATGCAGTACGCCGAGAACAGCGACAAGGGCCTGGCCCAGGCCGTCGTCCCGGCGCTGATCATCGCCGCGGCCGGCGGTCTCGCGGTCGGACTGATCGTCACGGTCCTGCACGTGCCCGCCTGGGCCGCCACGCTCGCCGCCTCGTTCGGCGTCATCGTCTACATCCAGTTGCGGCCCGCCCCGGTCGAGGTGCAGGGCGACTGGGACCCGACAGGTCAGGCGTTCGTGCTGTTCGGAGCGTTCGCGGCGCTCGCCGTCCTGGGCGCGGCGATCGGCGCGCTCGCGCCGGTGCGCCGCTTCCTCGGCCGGATGCGGCCGACCGGCGACCCGGCCCAGCGCCGCGGTGCCGCCGCCGCGGTTCCGGCCATCCTCACCCTGGTCGTGTCGTCGCTGTTCGCGACGGGCGCCGGGGTGCTGATCGCGGCCACCGCCGACGGCCCGATCGCGCCGGAGACCGGCTTCGAGTGGACCGGCATCGCGATGGGCCTGGCCCTGCTCGCCGGCACCAGCGCCTACGGCCGTCGCGGCGGTATCTTCGGCACCCTGTTCGTGGTCACCGCGCTCACCCTGTTCCTGCGCTACGAGGAGATCCGCGATCTGGACATCGCGCTGTTCGCGATCGCCGGGAGCGTCTTCGTGGCCGGTCTGGTGGTGACCCGCTTCGTCGAGTCGTACGGCAACCCCTACGCGTCCCGGGTCGGCGAGGACTGGAACGCGGCCCCGTCCGGCGGCACGAACTGGTCGCCGACCCTGCCCGAGACCTGGAACACTCCGGCGACCCCGACGCCGCGCAGCGACCGTTGGGACGACGGCCCGTGGGGCGCCAACCGCTGA
- a CDS encoding ATP-binding protein, which produces MTETYPHGHPRADASSPGRQSNGVRSDHYSSPDSLDEADELVAAPGHGGVGVFQAPQPVRPRASAVDSSMDIDSPFLDLFGGAAVPRTSDPVPLPALEPRPTNGHAVAPDSVRPDPIRPDPVRPDPVRPDPVRPDPVRRDSVRPDSVVPDSVVPDSVLPDDDEWSDFEEWPPPPAVQATAAQPPALWQQPAPIQSPVPLPVPAAAPPLPVAPPERAPARRPEKAPAKRKEKKEPKAAPLRPQKLKFNDRDPSVELAISEIAGHLTFTQSTVTAWYYLPEVRWAFRPDAEREALLSAISEQYAGLAGFRLHLRRTTRPFPADEWARTVDSFTPRPLADVHGATSWSDHLVAAQRHLLSVNHAEGQTFLGVTFARRSLGDTFTERILRAFGKGTSDGERRKLGRTVEQFDEVLNAFGMRGRRVTPQELEWLLYRSVALGMAPPGLLSPVTNGHWETGDLLALTEAVERYRTPYGSTVKLVNRMTGEERHVAVLSVGRMEPLEIPEKHEPWMHFHERLPWPMELSSRIDILGATGSFKNLEHRLRMIRSQQLDYAEHGIDAPPELERLAKRALVIGDEMTTGLPTDSARAHGWHRIAVGGATREECLERARRLIQLYSRELRISLQHPKNQDQLAREFIPGEPIANTGYVRRMPVKLLAAALPQAASTVGDRRGDLIGRTAGTCRRPVFLDLHFPMEVRERSGLGVFVAEPGGGKSTLMGALGYLNARRGVQVTLLDPSGPLARLCQMPELRPYSRVLNLTGSEQGTLAPYSLIPTPVRSEFPTGPAGDREYEIAVSNARAERRMLVQDICSMLVPPQVAKEASTATLLRHAVRQVPAEETSTLDDVVRTLQALDDDEGKELANLLLDTAEMPLALLFFGHPPQHLLGADAALTVITMAGLRLPDLKIEREYWSAEESLALPMLHTAHRLAVRRCYGGSMSSRKMVGLDEAHFMEGWRSGRSFLVRLARDSRKWNLAALVASQNPRDILGLDVQNLVSTVFVGRIAEDQEIASEALRLLRVPVHDGYEATLASLSQVDSASQHRLGFREFVMRDVDGRVQKVRVDVSYVDGLLEHLDTTPGVAPPTAVPLPSDLEV; this is translated from the coding sequence ATGACCGAAACGTATCCGCACGGGCATCCCCGGGCGGACGCCTCGTCCCCGGGCAGGCAGAGTAACGGTGTGCGCTCGGACCACTACTCTTCGCCTGATTCGCTCGACGAAGCGGACGAGCTCGTCGCCGCCCCCGGCCACGGTGGAGTGGGCGTCTTCCAGGCCCCGCAACCGGTTCGGCCGCGTGCTTCCGCCGTCGACTCCAGTATGGACATCGACTCGCCGTTCCTGGACCTGTTCGGTGGAGCGGCTGTTCCCCGGACGAGTGATCCGGTGCCTCTTCCGGCTTTGGAACCTCGCCCGACGAACGGTCATGCGGTCGCCCCGGACTCGGTCCGCCCGGATCCGATTCGGCCGGATCCGGTCCGCCCGGATCCAGTTCGGCCGGATCCAGTTCGGCCGGATCCGGTCCGCCGGGATTCAGTTCGCCCGGATTCGGTTGTCCCCGACTCGGTCGTCCCGGATTCCGTCCTCCCGGACGACGACGAGTGGAGCGACTTCGAGGAGTGGCCGCCGCCGCCCGCGGTCCAGGCTACCGCCGCCCAGCCGCCGGCCCTCTGGCAGCAGCCCGCGCCGATCCAGTCGCCGGTGCCGCTCCCGGTGCCGGCCGCCGCCCCACCCCTGCCGGTCGCACCGCCGGAGCGGGCCCCGGCCCGTCGCCCGGAGAAGGCGCCGGCCAAGCGCAAGGAGAAGAAGGAGCCGAAAGCGGCCCCGTTGCGGCCGCAGAAGCTCAAGTTCAACGACCGCGACCCGTCCGTCGAGCTGGCCATCAGTGAGATCGCCGGGCACCTGACCTTCACCCAGAGCACCGTCACCGCCTGGTATTACCTGCCCGAGGTGCGCTGGGCGTTCCGGCCCGACGCCGAGCGGGAGGCGCTGCTCAGCGCCATCTCCGAGCAGTATGCGGGCCTGGCCGGTTTCCGCCTGCACCTGCGGCGCACCACCCGGCCCTTCCCGGCCGACGAGTGGGCCCGCACGGTCGACTCGTTCACCCCCCGGCCGCTGGCCGACGTGCACGGCGCCACCTCCTGGTCCGACCACCTGGTCGCGGCCCAGCGACACCTGCTCTCGGTCAACCACGCCGAGGGGCAGACGTTCCTCGGCGTGACGTTCGCCAGGCGCTCGCTCGGTGACACGTTCACCGAGCGGATCCTGCGCGCCTTCGGCAAGGGCACCTCCGACGGTGAACGCCGCAAGCTCGGCCGCACCGTCGAGCAGTTCGACGAGGTGCTCAACGCGTTCGGCATGCGCGGCCGGCGGGTCACCCCGCAGGAGCTGGAGTGGCTGCTCTACCGGTCGGTGGCCCTCGGCATGGCCCCGCCCGGGCTGCTCTCCCCGGTCACCAACGGGCACTGGGAGACCGGCGACCTGCTGGCGCTCACCGAGGCCGTCGAGCGGTACCGGACGCCGTACGGCTCGACCGTGAAACTCGTCAACCGGATGACCGGCGAGGAACGGCACGTCGCCGTCCTCTCCGTCGGCCGGATGGAGCCGCTGGAGATCCCGGAGAAGCACGAGCCGTGGATGCACTTCCACGAGCGGCTCCCGTGGCCGATGGAACTCTCCTCCCGGATCGACATCCTCGGCGCCACCGGCTCGTTCAAAAACCTCGAACACCGGCTCCGGATGATCCGGTCCCAGCAGCTCGACTACGCCGAGCACGGCATCGACGCACCGCCCGAGCTGGAGCGCCTCGCCAAGCGGGCCCTCGTGATCGGTGACGAGATGACCACCGGCCTGCCCACCGACTCGGCCCGTGCGCACGGCTGGCACCGGATCGCGGTCGGCGGCGCCACCCGGGAGGAGTGCCTGGAACGCGCCCGGCGGCTCATCCAGCTCTACTCCCGGGAACTGCGGATCTCCCTGCAGCACCCGAAGAACCAGGATCAGCTGGCCCGCGAGTTCATCCCGGGTGAGCCGATCGCCAACACCGGTTACGTCCGCCGGATGCCGGTGAAACTGCTGGCCGCGGCTCTGCCCCAGGCGGCGTCCACGGTCGGTGACCGGCGCGGTGACCTGATCGGGCGGACCGCGGGCACCTGCCGGCGGCCGGTCTTCCTCGACCTGCACTTCCCGATGGAGGTGCGCGAGCGCTCCGGGCTGGGCGTGTTCGTGGCCGAGCCCGGTGGTGGCAAGTCGACCCTGATGGGTGCGCTCGGATACCTCAACGCCCGCCGTGGCGTCCAGGTGACCCTGCTCGACCCGTCCGGCCCGCTCGCCCGTCTCTGCCAGATGCCCGAGCTGCGGCCGTACAGCCGGGTGCTCAACCTGACCGGCTCCGAGCAGGGGACGCTCGCGCCGTACTCGCTCATCCCGACGCCGGTCCGGTCCGAGTTCCCGACCGGTCCGGCCGGCGACCGGGAGTACGAGATCGCGGTCTCCAACGCCCGGGCCGAACGCCGGATGCTCGTGCAGGACATCTGCTCGATGCTGGTGCCACCGCAGGTCGCCAAGGAGGCGTCCACCGCCACCCTGCTGCGCCACGCGGTGCGGCAGGTGCCGGCCGAGGAGACGTCCACCCTGGACGACGTGGTGCGTACCCTCCAGGCCCTGGACGACGACGAGGGCAAGGAACTCGCCAACCTGCTCCTCGACACCGCCGAGATGCCACTGGCGCTGCTCTTCTTCGGTCACCCGCCGCAGCACCTGCTCGGCGCCGACGCGGCTCTCACCGTCATCACCATGGCCGGCCTGCGACTGCCCGACCTCAAGATCGAGCGGGAGTACTGGTCGGCCGAGGAATCCCTGGCCCTGCCGATGCTGCACACCGCACACCGGCTCGCGGTCCGACGCTGCTACGGCGGCTCGATGTCGTCCCGCAAGATGGTCGGCCTGGACGAGGCCCACTTCATGGAGGGCTGGCGCTCCGGTCGGTCCTTCCTCGTCCGGCTCGCCCGTGACTCCCGTAAATGGAACCTGGCGGCCCTGGTGGCCTCCCAGAACCCGCGCGACATCCTCGGCCTCGACGTCCAGAACCTGGTCTCCACCGTCTTCGTCGGCCGGATCGCCGAGGACCAGGAGATCGCCTCCGAGGCCCTGCGGCTGCTGCGGGTGCCCGTCCACGACGGGTACGAGGCGACGCTCGCGTCCCTCTCCCAGGTCGACTCCGCCTCCCAGCACCGACTCGGCTTCCGAGAGTTCGTGATGCGGGACGTGGACGGCCGGGTCCAGAAGGTGCGCGTCGACGTGTCGTACGTCGACGGACTGCTCGAACACCTGGACACGACACCGGGCGTGGCGCCGCCGACGGCAGTGCCACTTCCGTCCGACCTGGAGGTTTGA
- a CDS encoding WXG100-like domain-containing protein, whose protein sequence is MTIELPAELTEPLSWLGLSWPQADEDRLHADGLAWIEHATRLRRHAAEADTAARRVWLENEGASVDAFEQWWNGEDGPGRHLDDAATAVELIGAGLIAMAGVTVALKTAYIAQLTLLAFQVGQAVATAAVSAGATLAEIPIFVAASRIACRQLVHKALQVVEGEIADVFLQAATLLRTAGTKAAAQHAGQLAKHFGQNSEFHRLMREVERADVRSPFNGANFYSGALDDGTRMRAFAEKYTDGITKVTLEQTPGGRRFDDMLLFEEHSPIRKEQAGGVWERLSERYAEGAQGEVTAWSHNPRANSIWNTVEKPALEQNPAVTKISVIDPGA, encoded by the coding sequence ATGACCATCGAGCTGCCCGCCGAGCTCACCGAGCCGCTGTCCTGGCTCGGGCTCAGCTGGCCGCAGGCCGACGAGGACCGCCTACACGCCGACGGCCTCGCCTGGATCGAACACGCCACCCGGCTGCGCCGACACGCCGCCGAGGCCGACACCGCCGCCCGCCGGGTCTGGCTGGAGAACGAGGGCGCCTCCGTCGACGCCTTCGAACAGTGGTGGAACGGCGAAGACGGCCCCGGCCGGCACCTCGACGACGCCGCCACCGCCGTCGAGCTCATCGGCGCCGGGCTCATCGCCATGGCCGGCGTCACGGTCGCGCTCAAGACCGCCTACATCGCCCAGCTGACACTGCTCGCCTTCCAGGTCGGCCAGGCGGTCGCCACCGCGGCGGTGTCGGCCGGCGCCACCCTCGCCGAGATCCCGATCTTCGTCGCCGCCAGCCGGATCGCCTGCCGCCAGCTCGTCCACAAGGCGCTACAGGTCGTCGAAGGTGAGATCGCCGACGTGTTCCTGCAGGCGGCGACGCTGCTGCGGACCGCCGGGACCAAGGCCGCCGCCCAGCACGCCGGGCAGCTCGCCAAACACTTCGGCCAGAACTCGGAATTCCATCGGCTGATGCGCGAGGTCGAGCGGGCCGACGTCCGCAGCCCGTTCAACGGCGCCAACTTCTACTCCGGTGCGCTCGACGATGGCACACGCATGCGGGCCTTTGCCGAGAAGTACACCGATGGCATCACCAAGGTGACGCTGGAGCAGACGCCGGGCGGCCGGAGATTCGACGACATGCTCCTCTTCGAGGAGCACTCGCCGATTCGGAAGGAGCAGGCGGGAGGCGTTTGGGAGAGGCTTTCCGAGAGGTACGCCGAGGGCGCGCAGGGCGAGGTGACGGCCTGGTCGCACAACCCGCGGGCGAACAGCATCTGGAACACGGTGGAGAAGCCGGCCTTGGAACAGAATCCGGCAGTGACGAAGATAAGTGTCATCGACCCGGGGGCGTGA
- a CDS encoding M23 family metallopeptidase, translated as MSLRRPRKVVLLVASVVTLALLCCGGSITILVWNGLRSDSDNRFINASLACGKGGALDPDSQLPEISPYDGGQIRNAAIIINVGADMGLPPRAWVIAVATAMQESGLNNLGNLGAKNDHDSLGLFQQRPSSGWGTPKQVRDPVYASTKFYSKLKTIQGWEKMALTRAAQSVQISAYPDAYAKHEPLATQIVNLLANGAANAVGDSVTLQCSVSGAVAASGWTIPLKGPVGSGFRTASRPSHQGVDISVDKYRPIYAVASGTVSVVKCDEDFRGRKSCNVDGYPGKGGCGWMVEIVHAGNVMTRYCHMVQQPFVRKNQQVVAGEQIGRVGSSGNSSGPHLHFEVHLGNDRSSSGAVDPVRFMQGQGAPLGNEG; from the coding sequence ATGAGCCTCCGGCGTCCGCGCAAGGTGGTCCTGCTGGTCGCCTCGGTCGTCACACTCGCCCTGCTCTGCTGCGGTGGCAGCATCACCATCCTGGTCTGGAACGGATTGCGCAGCGACAGCGACAACCGCTTCATCAACGCTTCGCTGGCCTGCGGAAAGGGCGGAGCTCTCGACCCGGATTCGCAGTTGCCCGAGATCAGCCCCTATGACGGGGGGCAAATCCGCAACGCGGCGATCATCATCAATGTCGGGGCGGATATGGGCCTGCCGCCACGGGCCTGGGTGATCGCGGTGGCGACCGCGATGCAGGAGTCCGGGCTGAATAACCTCGGCAATCTTGGCGCGAAGAACGACCACGACTCACTCGGTCTCTTCCAACAGCGACCCAGCTCCGGCTGGGGTACACCGAAACAGGTCCGGGACCCGGTCTACGCGAGCACCAAGTTCTACTCGAAGCTCAAGACCATTCAGGGCTGGGAGAAGATGGCCCTGACCAGGGCGGCCCAGTCGGTGCAGATCAGCGCCTACCCCGACGCCTACGCCAAGCATGAGCCCCTGGCGACACAGATCGTCAACCTCCTCGCCAACGGTGCCGCCAACGCCGTGGGCGACTCGGTGACACTTCAGTGCTCGGTATCCGGCGCGGTCGCCGCGTCGGGCTGGACCATTCCGCTGAAGGGACCGGTCGGCTCGGGATTCCGAACCGCCTCGCGGCCCAGCCACCAGGGTGTCGACATCAGCGTGGACAAGTACCGGCCGATCTATGCCGTGGCCAGTGGCACGGTGTCGGTCGTCAAGTGCGACGAAGACTTCCGCGGCCGCAAGAGCTGCAATGTGGACGGCTATCCCGGCAAGGGCGGCTGCGGGTGGATGGTCGAGATCGTCCATGCGGGTAACGTGATGACACGCTACTGTCACATGGTGCAACAGCCCTTCGTGCGAAAGAATCAGCAGGTCGTGGCGGGTGAACAGATCGGACGGGTCGGCAGCAGCGGCAACTCGTCCGGCCCGCACCTGCACTTCGAAGTGCACCTGGGCAATGACAGGTCGAGCTCCGGCGCGGTCGATCCGGTCCGGTTCATGCAGGGGCAGGGCGCCCCGTTGGGGAACGAGGGATGA
- the folB gene encoding dihydroneopterin aldolase, protein MTGRITLTGLRARGNHGVYDFEREQGQDFVVDVTLDLDLGPAARSDDVTDTVHYGELATALVGVLTGEPVNLLERLADRLLAVCLADERVESAEVTVHKPQAPIPHEFADVAVTLRRSRS, encoded by the coding sequence ATGACCGGACGGATCACGCTGACCGGCCTGCGGGCCCGGGGCAATCACGGGGTCTACGACTTCGAACGCGAGCAGGGCCAGGACTTCGTAGTGGACGTCACGCTGGACCTGGACCTGGGCCCGGCCGCCCGCAGCGACGACGTCACCGACACCGTTCACTACGGCGAACTGGCCACCGCCCTGGTCGGCGTCCTCACCGGTGAGCCGGTCAACCTGCTGGAGCGCCTGGCCGACCGCCTCCTGGCCGTCTGCCTGGCCGACGAGCGGGTCGAGTCGGCCGAGGTCACCGTGCACAAGCCGCAGGCCCCGATCCCGCACGAGTTCGCCGACGTGGCGGTCACGCTGCGCCGCAGCCGGTCATGA
- a CDS encoding MFS transporter: protein MVRRGLAFLTALLVLAVASIAWAVATPGAAVAGPRAQVPGGACSVEEWQSDFKACVDRLAEVVDTRVDCLNPPTPGTPDSGLAGWFAERPASSTKNSFPGLYSDYGYAGYNFVTYDLEGGCASTIVDADQKFETTIANGEFMIATAVIGASNALRERAWNPETLWGWADPLVDQATKAVYQKVFTVFGVITLAVVGLYLLWRSRQAEMGAATTTAGWAIFIMVVVTAIAAWPVQSAKIADESLITSLSVVHDAVGPQPKEQVGKCALGPEACEDNRPPAVRASDTATETMLYRNWLRGVLGSADSETAKKYGQALYDARSFSWDEVQQIRQITDARQPLIDLKQTQWKKVAEQIKAEDPEAYEYLQGSKGMERVGAGFIAMLAAFMYAMFDITASLLVLLGFLVFRWAVIAAPILGTIGLLRPASGGVRRLGNAVVAAVFNIAIFGTGAAIYLFAVDLIMNTAGLAGWLQVVLVWLCGVVGWLLLRPYRRITQLGGKDGAATIASGGSWHRRFFRDMREAAKLEVAEGGGTREPTFGKGPVEQRNLRPEARLEDSSTAPRREAEVVPVATPTRPDGNETVRDNEPVPVTSGKGQAKSARTRGSSDWTEPDVSERPTSYSIYRPETGATSEEPASPRVRSEAR from the coding sequence ATGGTGCGGCGGGGGCTGGCGTTTCTCACGGCGTTGCTCGTGCTGGCGGTGGCGTCGATAGCGTGGGCGGTCGCCACTCCGGGGGCGGCGGTGGCCGGGCCGCGGGCTCAGGTGCCCGGCGGCGCCTGCAGCGTCGAGGAGTGGCAGTCCGACTTCAAAGCCTGCGTCGACCGACTCGCCGAGGTGGTCGACACCCGCGTCGACTGTCTCAACCCGCCGACACCGGGCACCCCCGACTCCGGCCTCGCCGGCTGGTTCGCCGAGCGGCCCGCGTCGTCCACTAAGAACAGCTTCCCCGGCCTCTACAGCGACTACGGCTATGCCGGCTACAACTTCGTCACCTATGACCTGGAGGGTGGTTGCGCGTCGACCATCGTCGACGCGGATCAGAAGTTCGAGACCACCATCGCCAACGGTGAATTCATGATCGCCACTGCGGTCATCGGGGCCTCGAACGCGCTCCGGGAACGCGCCTGGAACCCGGAGACCCTCTGGGGCTGGGCCGACCCGCTGGTCGACCAGGCCACCAAGGCCGTCTACCAGAAGGTGTTCACCGTCTTCGGTGTGATCACCCTCGCCGTGGTCGGCCTTTACCTGCTGTGGCGATCCCGGCAGGCGGAGATGGGCGCCGCGACGACCACGGCAGGGTGGGCGATCTTCATCATGGTCGTGGTCACGGCCATCGCGGCGTGGCCGGTGCAGTCCGCCAAGATCGCCGATGAGAGCCTGATCACCTCACTCAGCGTCGTCCACGACGCGGTGGGGCCACAGCCCAAGGAGCAGGTCGGCAAGTGCGCCCTCGGGCCGGAGGCCTGCGAGGACAACCGACCGCCCGCGGTGCGCGCCAGCGACACCGCGACCGAGACCATGCTCTACCGGAACTGGCTGCGTGGAGTCCTCGGCTCCGCCGACAGCGAGACCGCCAAGAAGTACGGTCAGGCTCTCTACGACGCACGGTCCTTCAGCTGGGACGAGGTCCAGCAGATCCGCCAGATCACCGACGCGCGCCAGCCCCTGATCGACCTCAAGCAGACCCAGTGGAAGAAGGTCGCCGAGCAGATCAAGGCCGAGGACCCGGAGGCCTACGAATACCTTCAGGGCTCCAAGGGGATGGAGCGGGTCGGAGCCGGTTTCATCGCGATGCTGGCGGCGTTCATGTACGCGATGTTCGACATCACCGCATCCCTGCTCGTCCTCCTCGGCTTCCTGGTCTTCCGCTGGGCGGTCATCGCGGCGCCGATCCTGGGCACCATCGGCCTACTGCGACCCGCGAGCGGCGGAGTCAGGCGGCTGGGCAACGCGGTGGTCGCGGCGGTCTTCAACATCGCCATCTTCGGCACCGGTGCAGCGATCTACCTGTTCGCGGTCGACCTGATCATGAACACAGCCGGGCTGGCCGGCTGGCTCCAGGTGGTGCTGGTCTGGCTCTGCGGGGTGGTCGGATGGCTGCTGCTCCGGCCGTACCGTCGAATCACCCAGCTCGGCGGCAAGGACGGCGCCGCCACCATCGCCTCCGGCGGGTCCTGGCACCGGCGGTTCTTCCGCGACATGCGTGAGGCCGCGAAGCTGGAGGTCGCCGAAGGCGGTGGCACCCGTGAACCGACCTTCGGCAAGGGCCCTGTCGAACAGCGCAACCTCCGTCCGGAGGCACGCCTCGAGGACTCCTCGACGGCGCCGCGCCGCGAGGCAGAGGTCGTTCCGGTCGCCACGCCGACCCGGCCGGACGGCAACGAGACCGTGCGTGACAACGAGCCTGTCCCGGTGACCTCCGGAAAGGGCCAGGCCAAATCGGCCCGGACGCGTGGTAGCTCCGACTGGACCGAGCCGGATGTGTCCGAGCGGCCGACCTCGTATTCGATCTACCGGCCCGAGACCGGGGCGACAAGCGAAGAACCGGCCAGCCCGCGGGTGCGCTCCGAGGCCCGGTGA
- the folK gene encoding 2-amino-4-hydroxy-6-hydroxymethyldihydropteridine diphosphokinase, whose amino-acid sequence MTTAVLSIGSNLGDSLAHLRAVVERLGSAVVRVSGVYQTPPWGDSAQPPYLNAVVLTDDRTATARDWLTRAQACETARGRVRDPDRRFGPRTLDVDVIAVWDDGVPVIDDDPELTLPHPRAHLRAFVLVPWHAVRPAAELPGHGPIAALLATPEVAADVAGVTLRPELSLESME is encoded by the coding sequence ATGACGACGGCTGTCCTGTCGATCGGGAGCAACCTCGGCGACTCCCTCGCTCACCTGCGGGCCGTGGTGGAAAGGCTGGGCTCGGCTGTCGTTCGGGTCTCCGGGGTCTATCAGACGCCACCGTGGGGAGACAGCGCGCAACCGCCGTACCTCAATGCCGTGGTGTTGACCGACGATCGGACCGCGACCGCCCGGGATTGGCTGACCCGCGCCCAGGCGTGCGAGACGGCCCGGGGTCGCGTCCGCGACCCGGACCGGCGATTCGGGCCGCGCACCCTCGATGTGGACGTCATCGCCGTCTGGGACGACGGCGTGCCGGTGATCGACGACGATCCCGAGCTGACCCTGCCGCACCCGCGCGCCCACCTGCGGGCGTTCGTGCTGGTGCCGTGGCATGCCGTACGGCCGGCCGCGGAGCTGCCCGGGCACGGCCCGATCGCCGCGCTGCTGGCCACGCCCGAGGTGGCGGCCGACGTCGCCGGTGTCACGCTCCGTCCCGAACTGTCGTTAGAGTCGATGGAGTGA